A single genomic interval of Musa acuminata AAA Group cultivar baxijiao chromosome BXJ3-4, Cavendish_Baxijiao_AAA, whole genome shotgun sequence harbors:
- the LOC135635067 gene encoding probable ribose-5-phosphate isomerase 2, with amino-acid sequence MPAACSRALDMALPSPHLLHPAVAVAPAPPSPVTAPSQDELKRVAAHRAVEQVESGMVLGLGTGSTAAHALDRIGDLILRGELRDIVGIPTSEWAAARAASAGIPLTDLNAHPVIDLSIDGADEVDPALNLVKGRGGSLLREKMVEGASRRFVVIVDESKLVPRLGASGLAIPVEVIPFGWALTLRRLQSLFDGVPGFNLKLRTAATNAKASTFGENWSDLDPFVTDNKNYIVDLFFENGIHGDLNCISDEILRITGVVEHGMFLGLASSVIVARTEGVVVMNKEGISNGI; translated from the coding sequence ATGCCGGCAGCTTGCTCTCGTGCCTTGGACATGGCGCTCCCCTCGCCGCACCTCCTCCACCCCGCGGTGGCGGTGGCGCCGGCCCCTCCGTCCCCGGTCACTGCCCCGTCCCAGGACGAGCTGAAGCGCGTCGCCGCCCACCGCGCCGTTGAGCAGGTGGAATCCGGAATGGTCCTCGGCCTCGGCACTGGCTCCACCGCCGCCCACGCCCTCGACCGCATCGGCGACCTCATCCTCCGGGGCGAGCTCCGGGATATCGTCGGTATCCCCACCTCCGAGTGGGCCGCCGCCCGCGCGGCTTCCGCGGGCATCCCCCTCACCGACCTCAACGCCCACCCAGTCATCGACCTATCCATCGACGGCGCCGACGAGGTCGACCCCGCCCTCAACCTCGTGAAAGGCCGGGGCGGCTCCCTCCTCCGGGAGAAGATGGTGGAAGGTGCCAGCCGGCGCTTCGTGGTCATCGTCGACGAGTCCAAGCTCGTCCCTCGCCTCGGGGCCAGCGGCCTTGCCATTCCGGTTGAGGTCATTCCCTTCGGCTGGGCCCTCACGCTCCGCCGCCTCCAGAGCCTGTTCGATGGCGTGCCGGGCTTCAATCTCAAGCTCAGGACCGCCGCAACCAACGCCAAAGCCAGCACCTTTGGTGAGAACTGGTCCGATTTGGATCCGTTTGTGACGGATAACAAAAACTATATTGTGGATTTATTCTTTGAGAATGGGATCCATGGTGATCTGAATTGCATCAGCGATGAGATCCTGAGGATCACCGGAGTGGTCGAGCATGGGATGTTCCTTGGACTGGCATCGTCGGTGATCGTGGCCCGAACGGAGGGGGTTGTGGTGATGAACAAGGAGGGGATATCCAACGGTATATGA